The Ooceraea biroi isolate clonal line C1 chromosome 11, Obir_v5.4, whole genome shotgun sequence genome includes a region encoding these proteins:
- the LOC105281507 gene encoding probable 28S ribosomal protein S16, mitochondrial, with protein MPRLNLHPSSGTGINTPFAKAIRFARYGCTNRPFYHIVLMDVKKDPRRPPIEQLGTYDPIPNVYNERLVSFNYERIQYWLAQGAQISKPIANLLGLAGFFPVHPRTYLKAWRNRKIARENVAKESIPQENTVASGS; from the exons ATGCCTCGATTAAATTTGCATCCGTCATCTGGAACAGGTATTAATACACCGTTCGCCAAAGCAATACGGTTTGCTCGTTATGGCTGCACCAACAGACCATTCTATCACATCGTTCTAATGGAC GTAAAAAAAGATCCAAGAAGACCACCGATAGAACAACTCGGTACCTATGACCCCATTCCAAACGTGTACAATGAGAGATTAGTGTCCTTCAATTATGAGAGAATACAGTATTGGCTTGCTCAAGGAGCGCAGATATCCAAACCTATTGCAAATTTATTAGGACTCGCTGGATTTTTTCCCGTACATCCGAGAACGTATCTGAAAGCATGGAGAAACCGCAAAATTGCTAGGGAAAACGTTGCCAAAGAAAGCATACCTCAAGAAAATACAGTGGCATCTGGAAGTTAA